In Colletotrichum higginsianum IMI 349063 chromosome 1, whole genome shotgun sequence, one genomic interval encodes:
- a CDS encoding Pyridoxal kinase has protein sequence MASELPIPDTRVLAVASHVVSGNVGNKIAVFTLQSLGYDVAALNTVQFSNHTGYRQWKGTRVSAQEIRDLFDGLKQSYLDDFDMMLSGYIPGAEAVIAVGDIAKELKQKQTAAGTPGNFFWVLDPVMGDNGRLYVAEEVVPAYQSLVEYADLILPNQFEAELLSGVKITDMQTLQTAIRALHTKYRIPHVVITSVSLASPDHPPSHLSVVGSSMSPTTSEPRLFKIVFPAIDAYFSGTGDMFAALMTVRMREAVIAASGGAGAGAAGEGEEGEALLKDRKSWLSGDEVDALELPLAKAAEMVLASMHEVLAQTARGMQEVVRAAGVDETTEEGRKRLHLLKSKSAELKLVRNLASLREPVVEFRAKKL, from the exons AAACGTAGGGAACAAAATCGCGGTGTTCACGCTGCAGTCCCTCGGCTACGACGTGGCGGCCCTCAACACCGTCCAATTCA GCAACCACACAGGTTACAGGCAATGGAAGGGCACCAGGGTATCCGCACAGGAGATTCGGGACCTCTTCGACGGCCTCAAGCAGTCGTACCTTGACGACTTTGATATGATGCTCTCGGGATACATCCCGGGCGCCGAGGCTGTTATCGCCGTGGGCGACATCGCAAAGGAGCTTAAGCAGAAGCAGACGGCCGCGGGCACGCCCGGGAACTTCTTTTGGGTCTTGGACCCCGTTATGGGCGACAACGGGAGGCTGTatgtcgccgaggaggtcgtgCCCGCGTATCAGTCGCTTGTCGAGTACGCCGACTTGATTCTCCCGAACCAGTTCGAGGCCGA ACTGCTTTCAGGTGTAAAGATCACAGACATGCAGACCCTCCAGACCGCCATCCGTGCCCTGCACACCAAGTACCGCATCCCTCACGTCGTAATCACCTCTGTATCCCTCGCTTCGCCCGACCACCCGCCCTCGCACctctccgtcgtcggctcgAGCATGTCGCCCACCACCAGCGAACCGCGCCTCTTCAAGATCGTCTTCCCGGCCATCGACGCCTACTTCTCCGGCACAGGCGACATGTTCGCCGCGCTGATGACGGTGCGCATGCGCGAGGCCGTCATTGCCGCCTCTGGGGGAGcgggcgccggtgccgccggtgaaggagaggaaggggaggccCTGCTGAAGGACCGAAAGTCGTGGCtcagcggcgacgaggtcgacgcgcTGGAGCTGCCCctggccaaggcggcggaGATGGTCCTGGCTAGCATGCACGAGGTGCTGGCGCAGACGGCGCGCGGGATGCAGGAGGTCGTGCGGGCCGCCGGGGTGGATGAAacgacggaggaggggaggaagaggctgCACTTGCTCAAGAGCAAGAGCGCGGAGCTGAAGCTCGTGAGGAACCTGGCGAGCTTGAGGGAGCCGGTTGTGGAGTTCCGAGCGAAGAAGTTGTAA
- a CDS encoding Deoxyuridine 5'-triphosphate nucleotidohydrolase gives MSPSEPVATQQQQQQQQSDPPAKRIKTTSDDAPVPAAMEPCPPLQVKKLSDKARLPTRGSLYAAGYDLYAAKATTIPARGKALVSTDIAISVPAGTYGRIAPRSGLAAKNFIDTGAGVIDADYRGEVKVLLFNHADADFEVAEGDRVAQLVVERIFTPEIVEVAELEESVRGAGGFGSTGVALA, from the exons ATGAGCCCTTCTGAGCCTGTCGCCacacaacagcagcagcagcagcagcagtccgACCCTCCCGCAAAGCGAATCAAGACCACCTCTGACGACGCTcccgtccccgccgccatGGAGCCCTGCCCGCCTCTCCAGGTCAAAAAGCTTTCGGACAAGGCTCGCCTGCCTACTCGCGGCAGTCTCTACGCCGCAGGCTACGATCTctacgccgccaaggccacTACCATCCCCGCGCGCGGCAAGGCCCTCGTCAGCACCGATATCGCCATCTCCGTCCCTGCCGGCACTT ACGGCCGCATCGCCCCCCGCTCCGGTCTCGCTGCCAAGAACTTTATCGACACGGGCGCCGGtgtcatcgacgccgactaccgcggcgaggtcaaggtcctcctcttcaaccatgccgacgccgatTTCGAAgttgccgagggcgaccgcgtcgcccagctcgtcgtcgagcgcaTATTCACCCCCGAGATCGTCGAGGTTGCGGAGCTCGAAGAGAGCGTgcgcggcgctggcggcttcggcagcaCGGGCGTTGCTCTTGCGTAG
- a CDS encoding KH domain-containing protein: protein MSASPTQPANSAKRPLEETSPSRSNDQPDAKRPALDKILKNDEEVEMAQPPETSAIPTTDTNGAEKTNGSDAKSEQTDAEGTETKPIQSSVAGSVPATSTPSASHDERDWIHIRAVISSPEAATVIGKGGENVSNIRKMSGAKCTVSDYQKGAVERILTVSGVVDAAAKAFGLIIRTLNNEPLAEPSSAQSKTYPLRLLIPHILIGSIIGKGGARIREIQEASGARLNASDSCLPLSTERSLVVMGVADAVHIATYYVGSTLLEQLNDRFGGPAASAYATRSGGPAGVVPGGMQVVPYSPQPTTGNYGNRENYNRRHDARAQHHGLPAAPYGAQPYPPHAAQPNPAMPIHYGAAQAGGYGAAAPMQPHAGAAVPQPHGAHPAQPIHGGAVAGAPLTQQIYIPNDMVGAIIGKGGQKINEIRQISGSVIKINEPQDNSNERLVTITGTEECNRMALYMLYSRLESEKHRI, encoded by the exons ATGTCCGCTTCGCCCACCCAGCCCGCAAACTCGGCCAAGCGCCCTCTCGAGGAGACCTCCCCGTCGCGGAGCAACGACCAACCGGACGCGAAGCGCCCGGCCCTGGACAAGATCCTGAAGAATGACGAGGAGGTTGAAATGGCACAGCCTCCCGAGACCAGCGCCATCCCTACCACGGACACGAACGGCGCAGAGAAGACAAACGGCTCTGATGCCAAGTCCGAGCAGACCGATGCTGAGGGCACCGAGACGAAGCCCATCCAGAGCTCCGTCGCTGGTTCTGTCCCTGCAACCTCGACCCCCTCAGCGAGCCATGACGAGAGAGATTGGATCCACATCCGCGCCGTCATCTCCAGCCCGGAAGCCGCCACGGTCATCGGAAAGGGCGGAGAGAACGTTTCCAACATCCGCAAGATGTCCGGTGCCAAGTGCACCGTGAGTGACTACCAGAAGGGAGCTGTCGAGCGTATCTTGACTGTCAGCGGCGTTGTCGACGCTGCCGCGAAG GCCTTCGGTCTCATCATTCGAACCCTGAACAACGAGCCCCTGGCTGAGCCGTCGAGCGCGCAGTCGAAGACCTACCCTCTGCGTCTGCTGATTCCTCATATCTTGATCGGGTCCATCATTGGCAAGGGCGGCGCTCGCATTCGCGAGATTCAGGAGGCTTCTGGCGCTCGGCTTAACGCTTCCGACTCTTGCTTGCCTCTGTCCACCGAGCGCTCGCTGGTGGTCATGGGAGTCGCTGATGCCGTCCACATCGCGACTTACTATGTCGGTAGCACTCTCCTCGAGCAGCTGAACGACCGCTTCGGTGGTCCGGCTGCCTCAGCGTACGCCACGAGAAGTGGCGGCCCTGCCGGCGTTGTCCCCGGTGGCATGCAGGTCGTCCCGTATAGCCCGCAGCCTACCACTGGCAACTATGGCAACCGCGAGAACTACAACCGCAGGCATGACGCCCGCGCTCAGCACCACGGCCTCCCCGCCGCTCCGTATGGCGCACAGCCGTACCCCCCTCATGCCGCTCAGCCGAATCCGGCAATGCCCATCCACTACGGTGCGGCGCAAGCTGGTGGCTACGGTGCTGCCGCTCCCATGCAGCCCCATGCTGGTGCCGCCGTTCCCCAACCCCACGGCGCTCACCCGGCTCAGCCCATTCATGGAGGTGCTGTCGCCGGTGCTCCCTTGACCCAGCAGATCTACATCCCCAACGATATGGTCGGAGCCATCATCGGAAAGGGTGGTCAGAAGATCAACGAGATACGCCAGATCAGTGGCAGTGTGATTAAGATAAACGAGCCTCAAGACAACAGCAACGAACGGCTGGTCACCATCACCGGAACCGAGGAGTGCAATCGGATGGCGCTATACATGCTTTACTCTCGTCTCG AATCGGAAAAGCACCGGATCTAA